DNA from Oxyura jamaicensis isolate SHBP4307 breed ruddy duck chromosome 4, BPBGC_Ojam_1.0, whole genome shotgun sequence:
CATCCACACTGAGCACCACTTCCCCCATCCCATAACAGATGATTATCTGTAAGAACAAGTGGGGGCTTTTTATAAATCTGAGGATCTCCATTTGTAAAACGGTTAAAGCATATAATGGGGATTGGCTCTGTTTCTCATGCTTCTTCTCCAAGAGTACAAGTGATCCTAGTCAGGACCACCAAGCCACACCAGAACTGCATTCCCCACCTTTCTTATGGGAGCAGGAGCCTCCTAGTGAACGGAAAGaatgcagcagggctggagaggAAGTCAAAATTTAAAAGAGGTCCATAGAAGTGCAAAATTGCCCCAGTATGGCAGTGAGCCACTACCCTTAACAGGACATGTCTGGCCAGCTGCTTTCATCCTATCTCTCTGCCAGGTTTCTGTACAGTCTTTACACGGCACAAATAGAGGTGAGGatttaaagtatatatttactgtcaactggaaaaaaaaagttatactgACCAAGTCTAATAGCATGTATTTGATATATAACTATAAACGTGCCATTCTGGACTCCAGCAAATGCCACCTGAGataaatattcagcatttttgttCATGCACTGGAAGAAGAATTCAAACATTTTGTCCATGACATATGCAAAGTAACTAATAGTTCCGATCTAGTATTAACAGTAAATATAGAACCTTAAACTTCACTGCagtatattaatatatatgatTTTAAGTACTGGACTGgaaagacaactttttttttttttcttaaaaaaaaaaagaagctttgtTCAGAATGCACTATTTACATTGTCCTTTGACCAACACTTACATTTTTATACAATATATTTTGGCTACAGATATACTGTAGCAAAAGGCTGCATGAGCCACCTTTAAACACAGCTCACTCTTTCACTTACAACATTACAGCTGTTTATGGAGAGCTCTGAAGTCCCTGGTTGCATTACAAGGCCCTCCTCAACTTCATCTAGTTCCATGCTGTTGAGTTCATTGCCGTTTCGATAACTAGTTAAAGTCAGATCCTTCCCATATAAAGCTGTTGAAGCAACATTCAGACACTGATTCTGTCGCAGTGCTGATTTTTTACCAGTCTTGTATTGGCAGCGGATATAATTGGAAAAAGCCCTGCGGTATGTTTTATTGAAAAGTGTGTATACGAGGGGATTAATCCCAGAGCAAACATACCCCACCCAAACAAACACATCGAGGAGTTCACTCAAGAGGTCTTTATCGCAGGCTTCCTTGCAAAGGACAGACATGACATTAGTGATGAAAAATGGGCACCACATGAtgaggaacaaaaagaaaacgaTGCCCAGGACCTTGGAGGCTCTTCGCTCGTTGTTGATGGACTGCATAGTTCCTTTCCGAAAAAGCACTGCCTCCTTATTTACTGGAGAGTTCAAGTGAGATGCCCCCTCATGATTGTGAAGCATTGAAATGTtctctgtgttgttttctttcttgaggCAGTTCACACTGCTCCTCCTCTGCTTGGGCACCTCTCCACACATGAACACTGTTGCCTGTCTCTGCAGCACCTGGACGGTCAGGCAATACGTGATCACCATGATGATGAGAGGGATGAAGAATGCCATGAAGGATCCAATGAGGACGAAGTTCTCATCGTTGAGGACGCAAGTCCCATTTATGAATACCCTGGAGTCATCCTGCAAACCAATGACTGGAATGGGCATAGATatccctggaagaaaaaaagcaaaagagagatGGTTACCTGGAAAGACAGGGCTCCAAAGaggcagcacagaaaatgcaggTCCTGCACACATTCAACCCATTGTATAAGgttttttgaaaaagaagttaTTACTCCCAGGTGGAGGTTAAAACCTTGTGTAACAACACTCCTGGGAGTGCAGAGTCTGAGCAGCCTCCACTGAGAACTACTGCAGTATCACTGTGCTCCACAGCTAACACAGCAAATTCAACATAACAACTCCtttatcaagattttttttctagtgtaaACTGTAGAAAAGGCAGTCATTACATTACTGTGTTACAGTTGGCtgccagaaaatgcagaaaaaataagatttaaaagcaagtttttaaaagatattaaagTAATCCAGATAGAAAAATGGCAACTTTTGCCATCGCTTAATGGACACTTGGACGTAAATCTCCTGGCTTTCTGGGTCCTTATCAGCTATCTTGGTGCAAGCACGGTGATCTCTGTAAGCTCCGCCGGCCCAGGCACTTCATCCACAAGCGGCGTCAAACTGCTAAGTACTGCACA
Protein-coding regions in this window:
- the HTR2C gene encoding 5-hydroxytryptamine receptor 2C isoform X1, with product MMSTLSSTGILLSLTTVSVTLDFSLHGGLMAWSLSSNLTLNQSLPTSDPLNASEKGEVSRMSVREKNWPALLILVIILLTIGGNILVIMAVSLEKKLQNATNFFLMSLAVADMLVGILVMPVSLIAVLYDYAWPLPKQLCPIWISLDVLFSTASIMHLCAISLDRYVAIRNPIEHSRFNSRTKAIMKIAAVWTISIGISMPIPVIGLQDDSRVFINGTCVLNDENFVLIGSFMAFFIPLIIMVITYCLTVQVLQRQATVFMCGEVPKQRRSSVNCLKKENNTENISMLHNHEGASHLNSPVNKEAVLFRKGTMQSINNERRASKVLGIVFFLFLIMWCPFFITNVMSVLCKEACDKDLLSELLDVFVWVGYVCSGINPLVYTLFNKTYRRAFSNYIRCQYKTGKKSALRQNQCLNVASTALYGKDLTLTSYRNGNELNSMELDEVEEGLVMQPGTSELSINSCNVVSERVSCV
- the HTR2C gene encoding 5-hydroxytryptamine receptor 2C isoform X2 yields the protein MMSTLSSTGILLSLTTVSVTLDFSLHGGLMAWSLSSNLTLNQSLPTSDPLNASEKGEVSRMSVREKNWPALLILVIILLTIGGNILVIMAVSLEKKLQNATNFFLMSLAVADMLVGILVMPVSLIAVLYGISMPIPVIGLQDDSRVFINGTCVLNDENFVLIGSFMAFFIPLIIMVITYCLTVQVLQRQATVFMCGEVPKQRRSSVNCLKKENNTENISMLHNHEGASHLNSPVNKEAVLFRKGTMQSINNERRASKVLGIVFFLFLIMWCPFFITNVMSVLCKEACDKDLLSELLDVFVWVGYVCSGINPLVYTLFNKTYRRAFSNYIRCQYKTGKKSALRQNQCLNVASTALYGKDLTLTSYRNGNELNSMELDEVEEGLVMQPGTSELSINSCNVVSERVSCV